From Asterias rubens chromosome 20, eAstRub1.3, whole genome shotgun sequence, one genomic window encodes:
- the LOC117303622 gene encoding glyoxal reductase-like encodes METIDCLTLWNGVRIPTLGIGTSFIGGYSHEAMVHALKHCNVRHIDTARKYHNEHLVAKAILESGVAREELFITSKAWPSDYGYESTKTAFRESLQQTQVDYFDLYLLHFPKSPDGTSDKKLISESWRALEELYAQGLCKSIGVSNFEISDIENLKETWTVIPMVNQIEVHVFCYPRELIDYCQGLGMQIVAHCPLAKGKVMAHHVIVNIADKLSRKCSQIASRWVIQHGLAVIPKSTKCSRVEENSKVFDFTLSDEDMVTLNQIHVTDGQRVSDPSRVRFDQLAL; translated from the exons ATGGAAACCATTGACTGTTTGACACTGTGGAATGGCGTCAGAATACCAACGTTGGGAATTG GAACGTCATTTATTGGTGGCTACAGTCACGAGGCAATGGTCCACGCGCTGAAACATTGCAATGTCAGACATATCGACACGGCTAGGAAGTACCACAACGAACACCTAGTGGCTAAGGCTATTCTGGAAAGTGGAGTGGCGCGGGAGGAGCTGTTTATCACCAGTAAGGCATGGCCGTCCGATTACGGTTACGAGAGCACGAAGACAGCCTTCCGAGAGTCTCTACAACAAACTCAAGTGGATTATTTTG ACCTTTACTTACTTCACTTTCCGAAGTCGCCTGATGGAACCAGCGACAAGAAACTAATCAGTGAATCTTGGAGGGCACTGGAAGAACTGTACGCACAAG GTCTTTGCAAATCCATTGGAGTGAGTAACTTTGAGATCTCGGACATTGAAAACTTGAAGGAAACGTGGACGGTCATTCCCATGGTCAATCAG ATCGAGGTCCATGTGTTCTGCTATCCTAGAGAGCTGATCGATTATTGTCAAGGACTCGGGATGCAGATTGTG GCACACTGCCCATTGGCTAAAGGAAAGGTCATGGCTCATCACGTGATTGTCAATATAGCGGACAAATTAAGCAGGAAGTGCAGTCAGATTGCGAGTCGTTGGGTTATACAG CACGGCCTCGCAGTGATACCTAAATCCACAAAATGTAGCCGAGTCGAAGAAAACAGCAAg GTGTTTGACTTCACGCTATCGGATGAGGATATGGTAACTCTGAATCAGATACACGTGACAGATGGTCAACGTGTTTCAGATCCAAGCAGGGTGCGGTTCGATCAGCTGGCactttaa
- the LOC117304135 gene encoding protein dispatched homolog 1-like, which translates to MTSAHRASMNGDILRDSHEDARRENLKGGGIDTRPRPGGVCFMYSRILARFWYVICLLVFLTVGAYTTLSLTAYELPDFSNPSEGFETRGTVIQSRLISLSNLMEDEDQVVSLPPAVYNSQPRIKRQAGTDAGVQFCYSIEYWGELVPVMVFEKVDGGNTLTTLAIKSVCTTGEQLVTNHPLFMSNCLCVGIYTDRACPSTWSLGNYIALLSNKSSCADITDDDVTSTMIILEYCAPYLHNITRLELSSAAPGSIPAECSQHDFAAHTVLYYLLPAVFTQDILDGVTPLESRINAVFYPIDSQQKDALETIYTENIMPVSYEDGITTVKAVNFFIKFRLFSSNLFADTLYMGIGVGLVFFLIWVYTGSFLVTLTALFNMIFSLVLGYVFYTVVFGRPFFPFGNSMTVILVIGVGADDTFVFMDLWKQSRAKLGIEDLPLLVYDTLRHASVTMFVTSVTTSAALFATVVSHTTVVKCFAVFAGTSIIMNLVLTLTLLPAVIVMQHKITLCCCRSRKQRSTTTKSKCTICLNNILFKPISVVFERVIPFLVSKLRYLWITLFTLLMIGGAYVIFFQPGFQLPSQADFQFFAISHPFEQYDFVYKDHFSFSEEDTYDAKGTIIWGVQAVDNGNHWEPGDSGTLILDDSFQFYETEHQTWMLNFCAELRNQSFVNLGEPVRCFIENFKDYMEMSCTNPRTGEDVSPCCNQFDFPYDPALFDLCLYAFATEDLFPDLFFERNNSRLVVINVTFTTTFSKSNLYSSNDEFWKSVNPWMEEKISSAPDPLHNGWFISGFNNGLKFYDLQQSLASGTKISMVITLAIASGVLLLVIQNVLITICAMVTITSAVLVTVASLVLLGWELNIIEATIVTLAVGLSVDFTIHYGVAFKLSPSSDRDQRTRYSLTTMTAAITIAALSTFIAGAIVLPATVVVYYQFGVFLMLVVSISWSHGTFFFQALCITIGPQGRCGDVPCLPCCECCRLGEKPKKAVKPARLSTVIQSHDNPPLASFIVTEERVQTSIGQNNRDQANSQNHQVQNGVSERRTSHRNGSANQGYNDSHETQEQRDRYGYLYLNQITLDRRYLTGQ; encoded by the exons ATGACTAGTGCACATAGAGCTTCCATGAACGGTGACATTTTGCGGGATTCGCACGAAGATGCACGCCGGGAAAATCTAAAAGGAGGCGGCATTGATACGCGGCCACGACCAGGTGGTGTATGCTTTAT GTATTCAAGGATCCTGGCTCGTTTCTGGTACGTGATCTGCCTGCTCGTTTTCCTGACGGTGGGGGCGTATACAACTTTGTCATTAACAGCGTACGAGCTCCCGGACTTTTCGAACCCGTCAGAG GGCTTCGAGACGCGCGGTACAGTGATACAATCACGTTTAATTAGTCTCAGTAACCTTATGGAAGATGAAGACCAGGTGGTGAGTCTCCCTCCAGCGGTATACAATAGCCAACCAAGGATAAAACGACAGGCCGGAACTGATGCTGGTGTCCAGTTCTGTTATTCCATCG AATATTGGGGCGAACTTGTTCCGGTCATGGTGTTTGAAAAAGTAGACGGTGGAAACACTCTAACAACGTTGGCCATCAAGTCGGTTTGCACTACCGGGGAACAGCTCGTTACGAACCATCCCTTGTTCATGTCGAACTGCCTCTGTGTCGGCATCTATACGGACAGAGCCTGCCCCAGCACATGGTCTTTAGGAAATTACATAGCACTGCTCTCCAATAAGTCATCGTGTGCGGATATAACAGACGATGATGTAACATCTACTATGATTATACTTGAATACTGCGCACCGTATTTGCACAACATAACACGATTAGAGCTGAGTTCAGCCGcacccggttcgattcccgctGAATGTAGTCAACATGACTTCGCTGCCCATACCGTGCTGTACTATCTCCTGCCGGCAGTTTTCACCCAGGATATTCTAGACGGCGTGACACCACTAGAGAGTCGAATCAATGCCGTGTTTTACCCGATCGACAGCCAACAGAAAGATGCACTCGAAACCATCTATACAGAGAACATCATGCCAGTTTCCTACGAAGATGGGATCACAACTGTCAAGGCTGTGAATTTTTTCATCAAGTTCAGACTGTTTTCCTCGAACCTCTTTGCAGATACCCTGTACATGGGCATTGGGGTAGGCCTCGTGTTCTTCTTAATATGGGTGTACACCGGGTCTTTTTTGGTCACCCTCACGGCACTTTTCAACATGATATTCTCGTTGGTTCTTGGGTATGTTTTCTACACTGTTGTCTTCGGCAGACCCTTCTTTCCGTTTGGAAACTCCATGACCGTGATTTTGGTTATAGGCGTCGGTGCTGACGACACCTTTGTGTTTATGGACTTGTGGAAGCAGTCGAGAGCAAAGCTTGGTATCGAGGACCTGCCACTACTTGTCTATGATACGTTACGTCATGCTTCGGTCACGATGTTCGTCACAAGTGTAACTACATCAGCTGCACTCTTTGCGACTGTTGTCAGCCACACCACCGTGGTCAAATGCTTCGCTGTTTTCGCTGGTACCTCGATCATAATGAATCTAGTATTGACCCTTACACTGTTGCCTGCCGTCATCGTCATGCAACATAAAATTACCTTATGCTGCTGTCGATCAAGAAAACAGCGTTCAACAACCACCAAATCTAAATGCACGATATGTctgaacaatattttgttcaaacccaTAAGCGTAGTTTTTGAGCGCGTTATCCCATTCCTTGTGAGTAAACTTAGATATCTATGGAtaacccttttcacactgttGATGATAGGTGGTGCTTATGTGATATTCTTTCAACCCGGGTTTCAACTTCCTTCCCAAGCTGACTTTCAGTTCTTCGCAATCTCTCACCCTTTTGAGCAGTAcgattttgtttacaaagatCACTTTTCGTTCAGTGAGGAGGATACTTATGATGCCAAAGGTACCATCATTTGGGGCGTCCAGGCTGTAGATAACGGGAATCACTGGGAACCTGGCGATTCTGGAACGTTGATTCTAGACGATAGTTTCCAGTTCTACGAGACAGAACACCAAACGTGGATGCTGAACTTCTGCGCCGAGCTCCGTAACCAAAGCTTTGTCAATCTGGGTGAACCAGTGAGATGCTTTATTGAAAACTTCAAAGACTATATGGAAATGAGCTGTACAAACCCTCGCACTGGAGAAGACGTATCCCCCTGCTGCAATCAATTTGATTTCCCGTATGATCCCGCCCTCTTTGACCTTTGCCTTTATGCGTTCGCAACAGAGGACCTTTTCCCGGATCTTTTCTTTGAGAGAAACAACTCGAGACTTGTGGTTATCAATGTCACATTCACCACAACATTTTCTAAAAGTAATCTGTACTCATCAAATGATGAATTCTGGAAGTCTGTTAATCCTTGGATGGAAGAGAAGATCAGTTCAGCCCCGGATCCATTACACAATGGCTGGTTTATTTCCGGATTCAACAATGGACTTAAGTTCTACGATCTTCAGCAGAGTCTTGCCTCCGGAACTAAAATCTCTATGGTCATTACGCTGGCGATAGCATCCGGAGTCCTACTCCTAGTCATTCAGAAtgtattaataacaatttgtgCTATGGTTACAATAACAAGTGCTGTTTTGGTAACAGTAGCTAGCCTTGTTCTTCTTGGATGGGAATTGAATATCATCGAAGCGACTATCGTCACGTTGGCCGTTGGGTTATCGGTTGATTTCACCATTCACTACGGTGTGGCATTCAAGCTCTCTCCTAGCTCGGATCGTGACCAACGTACTCGCTACTCATTAACAACCATGACGGCTGCTATCACCATAGCTGCTCTGTCGACCTTCATAGCAGGGGCCATAGTGCTGCCAGCTACGGTCGTGGTCTACTATCAGTTCGGAGTCTTCTTGATGCTCGTAGTCAGTATCAGTTGGAGTCATGGAACTTTCTTCTTCCAAGCCCTTTGCATCACGATTGGTCCGCAAGGTCGTTGTGGCGACGTACCTTGCCTGCCATGTTGTGAATGCTGCAGGCTGGGCGAGAAGCCAAAGAAGGCTGTCAAACCGGCTCGTTTATCAACCGTCATTCAGAGTCATGATAACCCACCACTTGCAAGCTTTATTGTCACTGAGGAGAGAGTTCAGACTTCCATAGGGCAGAACAACAGAGATCAAGCTAATAGTCAGAACCATCAAGTGCAGAATGGCGTCTCAGAACGTCGCACTAGCCATCGCAACGGGTCCGCAAATCAGGGTTACAACGATAGCCATGAGACTCAGGAACAGCGTGACAGATATGGTTATTTGTATCTTAACCAAATAACATTAGACCGCCGGTACCTAACGGGACAGTAG